One genomic segment of Caldimonas brevitalea includes these proteins:
- the upp gene encoding uracil phosphoribosyltransferase has translation MPVIEVKHPLVKHKVGLMREVDISTKKFRELTAEVARLLAYEATADFPLEKTTIECWSGPTEVDQIRGKKVTVVPILRAGLGMLDGVLDMIPNAKISVVGLSRNHDTLQPEHYFENFVGDLAARTALIIDPMLATAGSMIATVDLLKRKGCQDIRALVLVAAPEGVQALDRAHPEVRCWTAAVDHHLNENGYIIPGLGDAGDKIFGTKQE, from the coding sequence ATGCCCGTCATCGAAGTCAAGCACCCCCTCGTCAAACACAAAGTCGGTCTGATGCGCGAGGTCGACATCTCGACCAAGAAGTTCCGGGAGCTGACGGCCGAGGTGGCGCGTCTGCTGGCCTACGAGGCCACCGCCGACTTTCCGCTCGAGAAGACCACCATCGAGTGCTGGAGCGGGCCGACCGAGGTCGACCAGATCCGCGGCAAGAAGGTCACGGTGGTCCCCATCCTGCGCGCCGGCCTGGGCATGCTCGACGGCGTGCTCGACATGATCCCCAACGCCAAGATCAGCGTGGTCGGGTTGTCGCGTAACCACGACACGCTGCAGCCCGAGCACTATTTCGAGAACTTCGTCGGTGATCTCGCGGCGCGCACCGCGCTCATCATCGACCCGATGCTCGCCACCGCGGGCTCGATGATTGCGACGGTCGACCTGCTCAAACGCAAGGGCTGCCAGGACATCCGCGCGCTGGTGCTGGTGGCCGCGCCCGAGGGGGTGCAGGCCCTCGACCGGGCGCACCCCGAGGTGCGCTGCTGGACCGCCGCGGTGGATCATCATCTGAACGAGAACGGCTACATCATCCCGGGGCTGGGCGATGCGGGCGACAAGATCTTCGGCACCAAGCAGGAGTGA
- a CDS encoding SIR2 family NAD-dependent protein deacylase, with protein sequence MTITNADLDTAREWIAQARRLCVSTGAGMSAESGVPTFRDALGGMWARFDPQQLATEAGYRADPQLVWDWYASRREGVAQAQPNGGHVALAEWQRRHPGRMTLITQNVDDLHQRAGSDDVVCLHGGLFVDRWLDPCPRWKGGQPPCDTSTATPGRPPHCETCGNRVRPGVVWFGEALPGQALQAAEDAANDCDVMLVVGTSGAVYPAAGLPLLARQAGAKVVVLNPQPSELDDTAHLVLRDTAAHGLPLLLT encoded by the coding sequence ATGACGATCACGAACGCTGACCTCGACACCGCCCGCGAGTGGATCGCGCAGGCGCGGCGCTTGTGCGTGTCGACCGGTGCCGGCATGTCCGCGGAAAGCGGCGTGCCCACCTTCCGGGACGCGCTGGGCGGGATGTGGGCTCGGTTCGATCCACAGCAGTTGGCCACCGAAGCCGGCTACCGCGCCGACCCGCAACTGGTCTGGGACTGGTATGCCTCCCGTCGTGAAGGCGTGGCCCAGGCACAGCCGAATGGCGGGCATGTGGCACTGGCCGAGTGGCAGCGGCGACATCCCGGGCGCATGACGCTGATCACGCAGAACGTCGATGATCTGCACCAGCGTGCCGGCAGCGATGACGTGGTGTGCCTCCATGGCGGCCTGTTCGTCGACCGCTGGCTCGACCCCTGCCCACGCTGGAAAGGCGGCCAGCCGCCCTGCGACACGAGCACCGCGACGCCCGGGCGGCCGCCGCATTGCGAGACCTGCGGCAACCGGGTGCGGCCCGGCGTGGTCTGGTTCGGCGAGGCCCTGCCGGGGCAGGCGTTGCAGGCGGCCGAAGATGCGGCGAACGACTGCGACGTGATGCTGGTGGTCGGGACCTCGGGCGCCGTCTACCCAGCGGCCGGCTTGCCGCTGTTGGCCCGGCAGGCGGGCGCCAAGGTGGTGGTGCTGAACCCGCAGCCCAGCGAACTGGACGACACCGCCCATCTGGTGCTGCGCGACACGGCCGCACACGGCTTGCCCCTGCTGTTGACCTGA
- the rlmB gene encoding 23S rRNA (guanosine(2251)-2'-O)-methyltransferase RlmB: MTAKILFGFHAVTVRLKTAPQTIHEVYVDASRRDQRMRQFAARAEEAGVRLVESDDERLHKLCGSQRHQGVVAKVEPVPHIKSLDDLLDAVTEPPLLLVLDGVTDPHNLGACLRVADGAGAHAVIAPKDHAAGINATVAKVASGAAETMPYFMVTNLARTLNELKERNIWVVGTSDDAPKTLYEVELKGPLALVLGAEGTGMRQLTRKTCDELVQLPMRGAVESLNVSVASGICLYEALRQRG, translated from the coding sequence ATGACCGCCAAGATTTTGTTCGGCTTTCACGCCGTGACCGTGCGCCTGAAGACGGCGCCCCAGACCATCCACGAGGTCTACGTCGATGCCTCGCGGCGCGACCAGCGCATGCGCCAGTTCGCCGCCCGGGCCGAGGAGGCGGGCGTGCGGCTGGTGGAGAGCGACGACGAGCGTTTGCACAAGCTGTGCGGCAGCCAGCGCCACCAGGGGGTGGTCGCCAAGGTCGAGCCGGTGCCGCACATCAAGTCGCTCGACGACTTGCTCGACGCCGTGACCGAGCCGCCTTTGTTGCTGGTGCTCGACGGCGTGACCGACCCGCACAACCTCGGCGCCTGCCTGCGGGTGGCCGACGGCGCGGGCGCACATGCTGTGATTGCGCCGAAGGATCATGCGGCCGGCATCAACGCGACCGTCGCCAAGGTCGCCAGCGGTGCAGCCGAGACGATGCCGTACTTCATGGTGACCAACCTCGCGCGCACGCTCAACGAGCTGAAGGAGCGCAACATCTGGGTGGTCGGCACCTCCGACGATGCGCCCAAGACTTTGTATGAAGTCGAGCTGAAGGGGCCGCTGGCGTTGGTTTTGGGTGCCGAGGGCACCGGCATGCGGCAGCTGACGCGCAAGACCTGCGACGAGCTGGTGCAGCTGCCGATGCGTGGCGCCGTCGAGAGCCTCAACGTCTCGGTGGCCAGTGGCATCTGTCTCTACGAAGCGCTGCGCCAGCGCGGCTGA
- a CDS encoding ABC transporter ATP-binding protein — MSEPIIVVDRVTKQVHDSSGVLTILHEIDFSLAPRESVAIVGASGSGKSTLLGIIAGLDTPTRGTVRLAGRDLFSVDEDARAALRAAKVGFVFQSFQLMGNLTALENVMLPLELQGRSDARKAATEMLRRVGLGERLGHYPRVLSGGEQQRVALARAFVVEPAVLLADEPTGSLDFATGEKVMELMFDLNRERGTTLVLVTHDRGIAGRCDRQIRIEAGRVAATIAA; from the coding sequence ATGAGTGAACCCATCATCGTTGTGGATCGTGTCACCAAACAGGTGCACGATTCCTCGGGCGTGCTGACGATTCTGCACGAGATCGATTTCTCGCTGGCGCCGAGGGAGTCGGTCGCCATCGTCGGCGCCTCCGGCTCGGGCAAGTCCACGCTGCTGGGCATCATCGCCGGCCTCGACACGCCCACCCGAGGCACCGTGCGGCTGGCCGGACGCGACTTGTTCAGCGTCGACGAAGACGCCCGGGCCGCGCTGCGCGCCGCCAAGGTGGGCTTCGTGTTCCAGAGCTTCCAGCTGATGGGCAACCTCACCGCGCTGGAAAACGTGATGCTGCCGCTCGAACTGCAAGGCCGCAGCGACGCGCGCAAGGCCGCCACCGAGATGTTGCGGCGGGTCGGCCTGGGCGAGCGCCTGGGTCACTACCCGCGGGTGCTGTCGGGCGGCGAGCAGCAACGGGTGGCGCTGGCCCGGGCGTTTGTGGTCGAGCCGGCCGTGTTGCTGGCCGACGAGCCCACCGGCAGCCTCGACTTCGCGACCGGCGAAAAGGTGATGGAGCTGATGTTCGACCTGAACCGCGAGCGCGGCACCACCCTGGTGCTGGTGACACACGACCGCGGCATCGCCGGCCGCTGCGACCGGCAGATCCGCATCGAGGCCGGCCGGGTCGCGGCTACCATCGCGGCATGA
- a CDS encoding arylesterase — MMGSLMVLESRRRRDCIALALACAALGHLPARAAGSAPAKILVVGDSLSAEYGLKRGTGWVALLTQRLSAQKVPATVINASISGDTTSGGRSRLPALLKQHRPSHVVIELGGNDALRGLPIQMSEANLRAMTEAAQAAGAKVLIVGIQLPPNYGKAYGASFAAIFEKVAEERRAALVPFFLKGVADIPEPLAMFQDDRIHPNEKAQVVMLDNVWPALKALLGGR; from the coding sequence ATGATGGGTTCACTCATGGTGTTGGAAAGCAGAAGACGTCGCGACTGTATCGCGCTTGCCCTCGCCTGCGCGGCGCTGGGACATCTCCCGGCCCGCGCGGCCGGCAGCGCACCGGCCAAGATCCTCGTCGTGGGCGACAGCCTGTCGGCCGAGTACGGACTGAAGCGCGGCACCGGCTGGGTGGCCTTGCTGACGCAACGCCTGAGCGCGCAAAAAGTGCCGGCAACGGTGATCAACGCCAGTATCAGCGGCGACACCACCTCCGGCGGGCGCTCGCGTTTGCCGGCCTTGCTGAAGCAGCATCGGCCCTCGCATGTGGTGATCGAGCTGGGCGGCAACGACGCGCTGCGCGGCTTGCCGATCCAGATGTCCGAGGCCAACCTGCGCGCCATGACCGAGGCGGCGCAAGCCGCCGGCGCCAAGGTGCTGATCGTCGGCATCCAGCTGCCGCCCAACTACGGCAAGGCCTACGGTGCCAGCTTTGCCGCCATCTTCGAGAAAGTGGCCGAGGAGCGCCGCGCGGCCCTGGTGCCGTTTTTCCTGAAAGGCGTCGCCGACATCCCTGAACCACTGGCGATGTTCCAGGACGACCGCATCCACCCGAACGAAAAGGCGCAGGTTGTCATGCTGGACAACGTTTGGCCCGCCTTGAAGGCGTTGCTCGGCGGGCGTTGA
- the phbB gene encoding acetoacetyl-CoA reductase, producing MTQKIAYVTGGMGGIGTSICQRLARDGFKVIAGCGPSRDYVKWLDQQKELGYTFYASVGNVADWDSTVAAFTKAKTEHGVIDVLVNNAGITRDRMFLKMSREDWDAVIDTNLNSMFNVTKQVVGDMVEKGWGRIIQISSVNGEKGQAGQTNYSAAKAGMHGFTMALAQELASKGVTVNTVSPGYIGTDMVRAIKPDVLDKIVATIPVKRLGTPDEIASIVSWVASEEAGFATGADFSINGGLHMG from the coding sequence ATGACTCAGAAAATTGCGTACGTCACGGGCGGCATGGGCGGTATCGGCACCTCGATCTGCCAGCGCCTGGCGCGCGATGGCTTCAAGGTGATCGCCGGCTGCGGGCCGAGCCGCGACTATGTGAAGTGGCTGGATCAGCAGAAGGAACTGGGCTACACCTTCTATGCCTCGGTCGGCAATGTCGCCGACTGGGACTCGACCGTCGCCGCCTTCACCAAGGCGAAGACCGAGCATGGGGTCATCGACGTGCTGGTCAACAATGCCGGCATCACGCGTGACCGCATGTTCCTGAAGATGAGCCGCGAAGACTGGGACGCGGTGATCGACACCAACCTGAACAGCATGTTCAACGTCACCAAGCAGGTGGTCGGCGACATGGTCGAAAAGGGCTGGGGCCGCATCATCCAGATCTCGTCGGTGAACGGCGAGAAGGGCCAGGCCGGCCAGACCAACTACTCGGCGGCCAAGGCGGGCATGCACGGCTTCACGATGGCATTGGCGCAGGAACTGGCGAGCAAGGGCGTGACGGTGAACACCGTCAGCCCGGGCTATATCGGGACCGACATGGTGCGCGCGATCAAGCCCGACGTGCTCGACAAGATCGTCGCGACCATCCCGGTCAAGCGCCTGGGTACACCCGACGAGATTGCCTCCATCGTGTCGTGGGTGGCGTCGGAAGAGGCCGGTTTCGCGACCGGGGCCGATTTCTCGATCAACGGCGGGCTGCACATGGGGTGA
- a CDS encoding acetyl-CoA C-acetyltransferase, translated as MTDIVIVSAARTAVGKFGGTLSKTPAAELGAIVIAEVLKRAGLQGDQVSEVIMGQVLTAGVGQNPARQAVIKAGLPNSVPAMTINKVCGSGLKAVMLAVQAIRDGDAEIVVAGGQENMSLAPHVLLGSRDGQRMGDWKMTDSMITDGLWDVYNQYHMGITAENVAKQYDITRQAQDELALASQQKAAAAQESGRFKDEIVPVSIPQKKGDPVVFAADEFINRKTNAEALGGLRAAFDKAGTVTAGNASGINDGAAAVVVMSAAKAQSLGLKPLARIASYASAGLDPAYMGMGPVPASRKALERAGWKPADLDLLEINEAFAAQACAVHKEMGWDTSKVNVNGGAIAIGHPIGASGCRILVTLLHEMQKRDARKGIASLCIGGGMGVALTVER; from the coding sequence ATGACTGACATCGTCATCGTGTCCGCCGCGCGCACCGCGGTCGGCAAGTTTGGAGGCACGCTGTCCAAGACCCCGGCGGCAGAGCTGGGCGCCATCGTCATCGCCGAGGTGCTCAAGCGCGCCGGGCTGCAGGGCGATCAGGTCAGCGAGGTGATCATGGGCCAGGTGCTGACCGCCGGCGTGGGCCAGAACCCAGCCCGGCAAGCGGTGATCAAGGCCGGCTTGCCGAACAGCGTGCCGGCGATGACCATCAACAAGGTGTGTGGTTCGGGCCTGAAGGCCGTGATGCTCGCCGTGCAGGCGATCCGCGACGGCGACGCCGAGATCGTCGTCGCCGGCGGCCAGGAAAACATGAGCCTGGCGCCGCACGTCCTGCTCGGCTCGCGCGACGGCCAGCGCATGGGCGACTGGAAGATGACGGACTCGATGATCACCGACGGCCTGTGGGACGTGTACAACCAGTACCACATGGGCATCACCGCCGAGAACGTCGCCAAGCAATACGACATCACACGCCAGGCGCAAGACGAGCTGGCCCTGGCGTCGCAGCAGAAGGCGGCGGCGGCTCAGGAGTCAGGCCGCTTCAAGGACGAGATCGTGCCGGTCTCGATCCCGCAGAAAAAGGGCGACCCGGTGGTGTTCGCCGCCGACGAGTTCATCAATCGCAAGACCAATGCCGAGGCGCTGGGCGGCTTGCGCGCGGCGTTCGACAAGGCAGGCACGGTGACGGCCGGCAATGCGTCCGGCATCAACGACGGTGCGGCCGCGGTGGTGGTGATGAGCGCGGCCAAGGCGCAATCACTGGGCTTGAAGCCGCTGGCCCGGATTGCCTCCTATGCCAGCGCCGGGCTCGATCCGGCCTACATGGGCATGGGCCCGGTGCCGGCGTCGCGCAAGGCGCTCGAGCGCGCGGGCTGGAAGCCCGCCGATCTCGACCTGCTCGAGATCAACGAAGCCTTTGCGGCGCAGGCCTGCGCGGTGCACAAGGAAATGGGCTGGGACACCAGCAAGGTCAACGTGAACGGGGGCGCCATCGCGATTGGCCACCCGATCGGCGCGTCCGGCTGTCGCATCCTGGTGACGCTGCTGCACGAGATGCAGAAGCGCGACGCCCGCAAAGGCATTGCTTCGTTGTGCATCGGCGGCGGCATGGGTGTTGCGTTGACGGTCGAGCGCTGA
- the phaC gene encoding class I poly(R)-hydroxyalkanoic acid synthase translates to MTMKQGGSTGSSKRQKAGAESAAAPRAPARARAPKAPAAAVKAAPSPAPAAVATEDTTAAARPHAAPQSATPGASASASPPAPPPIPPEAAAALAASFGPLNLPLQAWSALQAEYLKEAAQIWNSILDPKAQPLPLPDRRFAAPEWSGNRSAGFLAAMYLLNARTLLKMAESFEADEKTRQRIRFSVQQWIDASSPSNFLALNPEVQRRALETGGESIAQGLQHLLRDLKQGHMSQTDESQFEVGRNVATTEGSVVFENHLFQLIEYKPLTAEVYEHPLLIVPPCINKFYILDLQPENSLARYAVEQGLRVFMVSWRNADDSMGRLDWDDYVEDACIRAIQLVQEISGSPKLNTLGFCVGGTLLASALSVLAARGEKPASSVTLLTAFLDFRNTGVLDVFVDEAAVHLREMSIGAQSPAGGGLLRGQELAATFSFLRPNDLVWNYVVGNYLKGQTPPPFDLLYWNSDSTNLPGPMYCWYLRNAYLENKLKEPGALTVCGAPLDFGRIDAPAFIYGSREDHIVPWDGAYASVPLLSGDKRFVLGASGHIAGVINPPGKKKRSYWTNAALPAEAADWLAGATEHPGSWWPEWSAWLEPQAGRRVPAPKAPGSARHPPIEAAPGRYVKQKA, encoded by the coding sequence GTGACGATGAAGCAAGGTGGAAGCACAGGGTCTTCTAAGCGGCAAAAGGCAGGTGCCGAATCGGCTGCAGCGCCGCGCGCGCCCGCGCGTGCTCGCGCGCCGAAGGCCCCGGCGGCCGCTGTCAAGGCGGCTCCCTCGCCAGCTCCTGCCGCCGTAGCGACCGAGGACACCACCGCCGCTGCGCGGCCCCATGCTGCGCCACAGTCCGCCACCCCGGGCGCGTCGGCGAGCGCATCACCCCCGGCCCCACCACCTATCCCACCCGAAGCAGCGGCTGCGCTCGCCGCGTCGTTCGGCCCGTTGAACCTGCCGCTGCAGGCCTGGTCGGCCTTGCAGGCCGAGTACCTGAAAGAGGCCGCGCAGATCTGGAACAGCATTCTCGATCCGAAGGCGCAGCCCCTGCCGCTGCCCGACCGCCGCTTCGCCGCGCCGGAGTGGTCGGGCAACCGCAGCGCCGGCTTTCTTGCGGCGATGTATTTGTTGAATGCGCGCACCTTGCTGAAGATGGCCGAAAGCTTCGAGGCCGACGAGAAGACGCGCCAACGCATCCGCTTTTCGGTGCAGCAATGGATCGACGCGTCGTCGCCGAGCAATTTCCTCGCGCTCAACCCCGAGGTGCAGCGGCGCGCCCTGGAGACCGGCGGCGAGAGCATCGCGCAAGGGCTGCAACACCTGCTGCGGGACTTGAAGCAGGGCCACATGTCGCAGACCGACGAGAGCCAGTTCGAGGTCGGGCGCAACGTCGCCACGACCGAGGGCAGCGTGGTGTTCGAAAACCATCTGTTCCAGCTGATCGAATACAAACCCCTCACGGCCGAGGTCTACGAGCATCCGCTGCTGATCGTCCCGCCCTGCATCAACAAGTTCTACATCCTCGACCTGCAGCCAGAGAACTCGCTGGCGCGTTATGCCGTCGAGCAGGGGCTGCGGGTGTTCATGGTGAGCTGGCGCAACGCCGACGACAGCATGGGCCGGCTGGACTGGGACGACTACGTCGAAGACGCCTGCATCCGCGCGATCCAGCTGGTGCAGGAGATCAGCGGCAGCCCCAAGCTCAACACGCTGGGCTTCTGCGTCGGTGGCACGCTCCTCGCCTCGGCGCTGTCGGTCCTGGCGGCACGCGGTGAGAAGCCGGCCAGCAGCGTCACCTTGCTGACCGCATTCCTCGATTTCCGCAACACCGGCGTGCTCGACGTGTTCGTCGACGAAGCGGCGGTGCACCTGCGCGAGATGAGCATCGGCGCGCAAAGCCCGGCGGGCGGCGGCTTGCTGCGCGGGCAGGAACTGGCGGCCACTTTCTCGTTTCTCAGGCCCAACGACCTGGTGTGGAACTATGTGGTCGGCAACTACCTGAAAGGGCAGACGCCACCCCCGTTCGACCTGTTGTACTGGAACTCCGACAGCACCAATTTGCCGGGCCCGATGTACTGCTGGTACTTGCGCAACGCCTATCTCGAGAACAAGCTCAAGGAGCCCGGTGCCTTGACGGTCTGCGGCGCGCCGCTGGACTTCGGGCGTATCGACGCGCCGGCCTTCATCTACGGTTCGCGCGAAGATCACATCGTGCCGTGGGACGGCGCCTATGCTTCGGTGCCGCTCCTGAGCGGCGACAAGCGCTTCGTTCTGGGCGCCTCCGGCCACATCGCCGGGGTCATCAACCCGCCGGGCAAGAAAAAGCGCAGTTACTGGACCAACGCGGCCTTGCCTGCCGAAGCGGCGGACTGGCTTGCAGGCGCGACCGAACATCCCGGCAGCTGGTGGCCCGAATGGAGCGCCTGGCTCGAGCCGCAGGCCGGCCGCCGTGTACCCGCACCGAAAGCCCCCGGCAGCGCCCGCCATCCGCCCATCGAAGCGGCGCCCGGACGCTACGTGAAGCAGAAGGCCTGA
- the pgeF gene encoding peptidoglycan editing factor PgeF yields MSHPVEEADWLRPAWPAPQGVGAVMSLRTGGYSVGPYGSFNLGSHVGDDASAVERNRERFARATGARPVFLNQVHGTEVVRLGRDTPSGVEPMRADACYTTEPGIACTVLVADCLPVLFAASGARGVAAAHAGWRGLAGGVLENTVAALCQAAECRPSDLVAWLGACIGPAHFEVGDDVRQAFGGDLAAARFTPGVAPGKWWADLAGLAFDRLHGLGLARVTGGQWCTYRESSRFFSFRRDGVTGRMAAAVWCVRDGG; encoded by the coding sequence ATGTCCCACCCGGTGGAGGAGGCCGACTGGCTGCGGCCGGCGTGGCCGGCGCCGCAAGGCGTCGGCGCGGTGATGAGCTTGCGCACGGGCGGCTACAGTGTCGGCCCCTACGGGAGCTTCAACCTCGGCTCGCACGTCGGCGACGACGCCTCAGCCGTCGAGCGCAACCGCGAGCGCTTTGCTCGGGCCACCGGCGCTCGGCCGGTGTTCCTGAACCAGGTGCACGGGACCGAGGTGGTCCGGCTGGGCCGCGACACCCCGTCCGGGGTCGAACCGATGCGGGCCGACGCCTGTTACACGACCGAACCCGGTATCGCCTGCACGGTGCTGGTGGCCGATTGCCTGCCGGTGTTGTTTGCCGCATCCGGCGCGCGCGGCGTCGCAGCGGCCCATGCCGGGTGGCGGGGGTTGGCCGGCGGGGTGCTCGAGAACACCGTGGCGGCCTTGTGCCAGGCGGCCGAGTGCCGGCCGTCCGACCTGGTGGCCTGGCTGGGGGCCTGCATCGGCCCGGCCCATTTCGAGGTGGGCGACGACGTGCGCCAGGCTTTCGGCGGCGACCTGGCCGCGGCGCGGTTCACGCCGGGCGTGGCGCCGGGCAAATGGTGGGCGGACCTGGCCGGCCTGGCCTTCGACCGTCTCCACGGGCTGGGATTGGCGAGGGTGACGGGCGGGCAGTGGTGCACCTATCGAGAGTCTTCACGGTTCTTTTCGTTCCGGCGCGACGGCGTCACCGGTCGCATGGCGGCCGCCGTCTGGTGTGTTCGTGACGGCGGCTGA
- the maiA gene encoding maleylacetoacetate isomerase: protein MKLHNYFRSSASFRVRIALELKGLGYDYVPVHLVKGEQLQPAFAALSPERLVPVLEDDGRALTQSIAIIEYLDETHPQPPLLPRAAADRARVRALALDIACEIHPLNNLRVLKYLNRELGLSDDAKNDWYRHWVETGLEAVERQLASSPATGPYCHGDLPGLADCVLVPQIFNAERFACRLDHVPTVMKVFDHCMQHPAFMRAQPSNCPDAQA from the coding sequence ATGAAGTTGCACAACTATTTCCGCTCCTCCGCGTCGTTTCGGGTGCGCATCGCGTTGGAGCTGAAGGGGCTGGGTTATGACTACGTGCCGGTCCACCTCGTCAAAGGCGAACAACTGCAACCCGCCTTTGCCGCCTTGTCGCCCGAGCGCCTCGTGCCGGTACTAGAAGACGACGGCCGCGCGCTGACCCAGTCGATCGCGATCATCGAATATCTCGACGAAACCCATCCGCAACCGCCGCTGCTGCCGCGCGCCGCCGCAGACCGGGCCCGGGTTCGGGCGCTGGCGCTCGACATCGCGTGCGAGATCCACCCGCTCAACAACCTGCGCGTGCTGAAGTATTTGAACCGGGAACTCGGCCTGAGTGACGACGCCAAGAACGACTGGTACCGGCATTGGGTCGAGACCGGCCTCGAGGCGGTCGAGCGGCAGTTGGCGTCTTCGCCGGCCACCGGGCCGTACTGCCATGGTGACCTGCCAGGGCTTGCCGACTGCGTGTTGGTGCCCCAGATCTTCAACGCGGAGCGCTTCGCGTGCCGGCTCGACCACGTGCCGACCGTGATGAAGGTGTTCGACCACTGCATGCAACATCCCGCCTTCATGCGGGCGCAGCCCTCGAATTGCCCGGACGCCCAAGCGTGA
- a CDS encoding chorismate--pyruvate lyase family protein, which yields MPRWSSRPPFDPAARHWLTAPGSLTAHLQSTCEAGVAVQRTRQGTSPLLFDERLALPAPAATRAHAREVVLRCDGTPVVYARSVVRAVQVRGAWRSLVGLGTRPLAQLLFQQRHVERVSLGYARLPRCGPLRRHLERAWREATGDPPPAGPWWARRARYTRQRAPLLLMEVFSPLVLSRRSRLAMGTGGGRAGRQQPLRR from the coding sequence ATGCCCCGTTGGTCATCACGCCCGCCATTCGACCCCGCTGCACGCCACTGGCTGACGGCACCGGGCTCGCTCACCGCACATCTGCAAAGCACTTGCGAGGCCGGCGTTGCGGTGCAGCGTACGCGCCAGGGCACCAGCCCCCTGCTGTTCGACGAGCGGCTCGCATTGCCGGCACCTGCCGCGACGCGGGCCCATGCGCGCGAAGTCGTGTTGCGTTGCGATGGCACGCCCGTCGTCTATGCCCGCAGCGTGGTCCGCGCTGTGCAGGTCCGTGGTGCATGGCGCTCGCTGGTCGGGCTCGGCACGCGCCCGCTGGCTCAGCTGTTGTTTCAGCAACGGCACGTCGAGCGAGTGTCGCTCGGCTACGCCCGCCTGCCCCGCTGCGGCCCGCTGCGCCGTCACCTCGAGCGAGCCTGGCGCGAGGCGACCGGCGACCCGCCGCCCGCCGGCCCTTGGTGGGCGAGGCGCGCACGCTACACACGGCAGCGTGCTCCATTGCTGCTGATGGAGGTGTTCTCGCCGCTCGTGCTGTCGCGGCGCAGCCGCCTCGCCATGGGGACCGGCGGCGGCCGGGCGGGCAGGCAGCAGCCGCTCAGGCGCTGA
- a CDS encoding fumarylacetoacetate hydrolase family protein — protein MNDVIPAPEVPRVPIAGGAGQFPVRRIYCVGRNYVEHAIEMGHSGREAPFFFLKPADVVLPVGEGDVGQMPYPTLTKNLHHELELVVAIGKGGRNIPSGQALEHVWGYAVGLDMTRRDLQNEMKQQGRPWSIGKGFEASAPIGPISPAGVVPGIHDAEIVLTVNGQTRQSSRTSKLIWNVSEVIEHLSAAWTLAPGDLIYTGTPEGVGAVVSGDLLQGRIEGLRPLNVAISA, from the coding sequence TTGAACGACGTCATACCCGCACCCGAGGTGCCCCGCGTGCCGATCGCCGGCGGCGCCGGCCAGTTTCCGGTGCGCCGGATCTATTGCGTGGGCCGCAACTATGTCGAGCACGCCATCGAGATGGGCCACAGCGGACGGGAAGCACCGTTTTTCTTCCTGAAACCGGCCGACGTCGTGCTGCCGGTTGGCGAAGGCGACGTGGGGCAGATGCCGTATCCGACGCTGACGAAAAACCTGCACCACGAACTCGAACTGGTGGTGGCGATCGGCAAGGGCGGGCGCAACATTCCGTCGGGCCAGGCGCTGGAGCATGTATGGGGCTACGCAGTTGGTCTCGACATGACGCGCCGCGACCTGCAGAACGAAATGAAGCAGCAGGGCCGGCCCTGGTCGATCGGCAAAGGCTTCGAAGCCTCGGCGCCGATCGGGCCGATCTCGCCGGCCGGGGTGGTGCCCGGCATCCACGATGCTGAAATCGTGCTGACAGTCAATGGGCAGACCCGTCAGAGCAGCCGCACCAGCAAACTGATCTGGAATGTTTCCGAGGTCATCGAGCACCTGTCGGCCGCGTGGACGCTGGCGCCCGGCGACCTGATCTACACCGGCACGCCGGAAGGCGTCGGCGCGGTGGTCAGCGGCGATTTGCTGCAGGGCCGCATCGAAGGCTTGCGTCCGCTGAACGTCGCGATCAGCGCCTGA
- a CDS encoding NUDIX hydrolase, producing MLHARQIKHCRACGAAVNYVVPADDNRDRAVCASCGTIHYENPLNVVGTLPIWQDQVLLCRRNIEPRYGFWTLPAGFMELGETTEQGALRETEEEAGASVELQGLYTVMNVVRVGQVHLFYRARLLNTHFNPGPETIEARLFREDEVPWDELAFRTVRETLKCYFSDRIRGQFGLHTADIA from the coding sequence ATGCTCCACGCCCGACAGATCAAGCATTGCCGAGCCTGCGGCGCCGCCGTGAACTACGTCGTCCCGGCGGACGACAACCGCGACCGCGCGGTGTGCGCATCCTGCGGCACGATCCACTACGAAAACCCGCTCAACGTGGTCGGCACCCTGCCCATCTGGCAAGACCAGGTGCTGCTGTGCCGCCGCAATATCGAGCCCCGCTACGGCTTCTGGACCCTGCCCGCCGGCTTCATGGAACTAGGTGAAACCACCGAGCAGGGGGCGCTGCGCGAAACCGAGGAAGAAGCCGGCGCGAGCGTCGAACTCCAAGGCCTCTACACCGTGATGAACGTGGTGCGCGTGGGCCAGGTGCATCTGTTCTACCGGGCGCGCCTGCTCAACACCCATTTCAATCCCGGGCCGGAAACCATCGAGGCGCGGCTGTTCCGCGAAGACGAAGTGCCGTGGGACGAATTGGCCTTTCGCACCGTGCGCGAAACGCTGAAGTGTTACTTTTCCGACAGAATTCGGGGTCAATTCGGGCTGCACACGGCCGATATCGCTTAG